In a genomic window of Shouchella clausii:
- a CDS encoding NCS2 family permease, producing the protein MNRLLSFFQLHKHDTTMKQELGAGTVAFLTSVYIVAINSSILADAGMPVAGAAFATILTCFFGCLLMGVWSNTPIVLIPGMGINAMFAYTFVHGVGMSWQEALAVVFVAGVLFAVISFTRFATILDRGIPADLKHGITAGIGCFLMFIGLQKGGIVEHSRETMVQLANLSEPLPLATLLTLVVALFLFVRGISGHFLWAILCGIGIGLVLNVPNVKDTITFSTEGIMAVFGQLSFSAIATVPFWTSVFAMTMVLTFENIGLISGYTKQLGRPDKGKRALQANAISALASGVFGSSPTVSTAETAAGLAAGGKTGVSAITTGMLFLFTFLLFPLLVHIPDSAIAPILVIVGALMMKEVREISFADISDWLPAMFIVIGIPFTYSIADGIAFGFVAYTLLKTIVQQHRQVSTTMYVVGVLFFLHLLLSNLG; encoded by the coding sequence ATGAATCGGTTATTGTCATTTTTTCAGTTGCATAAACACGACACGACGATGAAACAAGAACTTGGGGCTGGAACGGTTGCATTTTTAACATCCGTTTATATAGTGGCTATAAACAGTTCGATTTTAGCAGATGCAGGCATGCCTGTTGCAGGGGCGGCTTTTGCGACCATTCTAACCTGTTTTTTTGGCTGTTTGCTAATGGGCGTGTGGAGCAATACACCGATTGTGTTAATTCCAGGTATGGGCATTAATGCCATGTTTGCTTATACATTTGTACATGGGGTAGGCATGAGCTGGCAAGAAGCGTTAGCAGTTGTGTTTGTCGCTGGGGTGCTTTTTGCCGTTATTAGCTTTACTAGGTTTGCGACAATCCTTGACAGAGGGATTCCAGCTGACTTAAAACATGGGATTACAGCTGGAATCGGTTGTTTTCTTATGTTTATTGGGTTGCAAAAAGGGGGCATAGTGGAACACAGCCGTGAAACAATGGTTCAGCTGGCAAATTTATCTGAACCGTTGCCGCTCGCAACGCTATTGACTCTTGTGGTCGCATTGTTTTTGTTTGTCCGTGGCATATCTGGACATTTCTTATGGGCTATTTTATGTGGAATTGGGATCGGGCTCGTACTGAACGTGCCTAATGTGAAGGATACGATCACGTTTTCAACGGAGGGCATAATGGCTGTCTTTGGGCAATTGTCATTTTCGGCAATTGCGACTGTGCCATTTTGGACGTCTGTTTTTGCCATGACAATGGTGCTTACGTTTGAAAACATCGGCCTGATTTCCGGCTATACAAAACAATTAGGACGGCCAGATAAAGGAAAAAGGGCACTCCAAGCCAACGCTATCTCAGCGCTTGCCAGCGGTGTATTTGGCTCAAGTCCCACTGTTTCCACAGCTGAGACGGCTGCAGGGTTGGCAGCAGGGGGGAAAACAGGAGTTTCAGCGATTACAACAGGCATGTTGTTTTTGTTTACATTTTTGCTGTTTCCACTGCTCGTGCATATCCCTGATAGTGCGATTGCGCCAATTCTCGTCATCGTCGGCGCTTTAATGATGAAAGAAGTACGGGAAATTTCATTTGCTGACATCTCCGATTGGTTGCCTGCTATGTTTATCGTTATAGGAATTCCGTTTACGTATTCAATTGCCGACGGCATTGCTTTCGGGTTTGTTGCTTATACGTTGTTAAAAACGATCGTTCAACAACACCGCCAAGTGAGCACCACGATGTATGTCGTTGGTGTGCTGTTTTTTTTACACTTACTTTTATCCAATTTAGGATGA
- a CDS encoding sensor histidine kinase — MDIEELFGLLDLSEDCYFIHDGATILFANRAAHECLGKPIDYLHGKRLKQLISEEDIVCAGKPFQLGKKRLYASVLKQPFKQAHKRKEAMEVASRLSAGVAHELRNPLTTIKGFIQLYSEIGELSASQIDLMNIELERIENIINDYVLLAEEPPARENESIQMAAFLQSLLKKNKVKQLTDGHPIKLNINEEATVLGSRKELFLLFYNLLENAIDASLKHSPVHINMYAEGANVCVEITDFGSGIPAERLHYIGQPFYSTKEKGTGLGLMICYRVAETHGGLIDIESKNKKGTNVKVILPMTTKNRSMVREKAAMLTYG; from the coding sequence ATGGATATAGAGGAGCTGTTCGGTTTGTTGGACTTATCAGAAGATTGTTACTTCATTCACGATGGGGCAACCATTTTATTTGCGAATCGAGCTGCCCATGAGTGTTTAGGAAAACCGATCGACTATTTGCACGGGAAACGGCTAAAACAGCTTATTTCCGAAGAAGACATCGTATGTGCTGGGAAACCGTTTCAGTTGGGCAAGAAACGTCTTTATGCGTCCGTACTAAAGCAACCTTTTAAACAAGCGCACAAACGGAAAGAAGCAATGGAAGTCGCCTCTCGTTTATCGGCGGGGGTAGCTCACGAACTCCGCAATCCGCTGACAACAATAAAAGGATTTATTCAACTCTATTCGGAAATTGGTGAGTTGAGTGCAAGCCAGATCGACCTCATGAATATAGAATTGGAGCGAATTGAAAACATTATTAATGACTATGTGCTGTTAGCTGAAGAACCTCCTGCCCGAGAAAACGAATCGATTCAAATGGCAGCCTTTTTGCAGTCGCTCTTAAAAAAGAACAAAGTGAAGCAGCTTACCGACGGTCACCCTATTAAGCTAAACATTAACGAGGAAGCAACCGTGTTGGGGTCAAGAAAAGAGCTTTTTCTATTGTTTTACAACTTGCTAGAAAATGCGATTGATGCTAGTTTGAAACATTCGCCTGTGCATATTAATATGTATGCGGAAGGCGCAAATGTTTGTGTGGAAATAACAGACTTTGGTTCAGGAATTCCAGCGGAGAGACTCCATTATATTGGCCAGCCCTTTTACTCGACAAAAGAAAAAGGAACAGGCCTTGGCTTAATGATTTGTTATCGTGTAGCCGAAACGCATGGCGGCCTGATCGACATCGAGTCGAAAAATAAAAAAGGAACGAATGTAAAAGTCA